The sequence below is a genomic window from Cygnus olor isolate bCygOlo1 chromosome 7, bCygOlo1.pri.v2, whole genome shotgun sequence.
GCCCCGAATGTGACCCTGCTGCACCTGCTTTGAAAACCTCTGAGGAGGATCCCAGAAACCCaagcctgcagcccagccctcctACAGCAACGCAAGGAGTCACAGAAATGAATTTGAGTGAGTTAGGGGCGTTGGGGCAGAGTGAGCAGCTGGGTGACATGAGGGAACCACATGTCAGCACGTTTCCCCAGGGCAAAGAAGCAGGGGATTATTTTACTGCTCAGGAGGccgagcaggagctgggagttTTGGAAGTAGGTCAGCCGCAGGCTGTAATGCAGCAAGGTAGACAGAACCCAGATGGTGGAGAGGGTCTGCTAATGAAAAAGGAAACCTTAATCCCAAATTATCCAGCAACAGGAGGCTCAGATGGTGAAAAATTTGGAGCGATTGCAAACACTCAGGGTTTCGTTGTGAGGCCTGAGATCAGTGAGGTCTGTAGTACACAGAAGGGGGCTGTAACAACAGCTAGAAGGAACGAGGTAAACCCAGCTCTGTCTGGGAGCCAAGGAGAGCAATCCGAAGCCTGTACTTCAGCGTCAGAGTTACCCCTTAATGCTCCAAGTCTCTTCCCGGTACCAAAGCCAGAAGAACCTTTGAGGGAATACGTGCCTGGAAATGACTATCAAGATCCGATGAAAAGCGAGGCAATGAAAATagcctctgaaaaaaatgaacccAGTTTTGAAAGAGAGCTTCAAAAGGAGGATGAGCTTAGTGCTGAGCGCTTCAGCGCGCCTTTATCATTTAAGcaagaggaagaacaaaaatcagCTGTCACAACTGAAAGCCAAAAAGATGAAGCCAGTAGCAATGAAATCATAAAAGCTGATGATGTGTCTAGAGAAAGCACCACgctttctgaagcagaaatcATTACCAGTCCCACCAAGGAAATTTCCCCGGTAGATAAAAGATTATTACTGGGAGAATATGCATTAAGTACTTCTCTGAGCAGAGCCGCGGAGCTGAATCAAAAGGGAGCTGATGTGAGTGTATCgggagggaaaaacagaatgagaGCAGAGGAGGCACACGTGGCAGAAACCAGTGCATTACCTGAAGGGCCAAGTGGGGCAGAAAGACAACTCTTGAGCTCTCTTAGTAGCCACGAGCAGGATGCAGAAGAGACCCCCTTGAGCCACAATCCCAGAGAATCCAGTCTTTGTGAAAAGACTTCAGCAGGTGGCCCAAAGGAAGAAGCTGTGGGAAAGCCCCTGAATTTAGGCGGTGACTTTAAGTCATCTGAAGACCACTCAGACCCTCTGGGCTGTAACCCTGAACAACGACTGAGCGAGGGGAAAGCAGCTGCCACGGATGACCCGGAGAACAAGGGCAGCTTTGCGCTGGCGGCCTCGCCGCAGCGTCCGAGGGCAGGATGCCCGCCGAGCGTTGATTGCTTTCACTCTGAGACAGAAGGCAAAACTTTGGGCCAGCCAGGCTCTAATGGGGCTGAAGAGGTTTGTTTAGCTGGGGCACACAGTTCGCCGCTCCTCCGCCCTGAGAACAATAATGTTCTGCAGAGTAAGCAGGATGAGTCCTCGGAAGAGGCTTTTCCTAGAGAAGCCGCGTTAGAAACTGGGTACAAAACGGAGAGTCGAGGCAAGCCCGGGAGCTATAGCGAGTCAGAAGAAGGCACAAAAACGTCCAGATCAGTGCTTGAACGTCAGGACTTAAATGAATTGGCAGGGGCTGTGGGTTGCATTGCTGCTCAAACTGAGGGGGCCTCACAAATTTTGGAAACCGGAGAGCAGAGCGGGCACCTCAGCGACGTGCCTCGCAGCGATGCCGCCTGCAGCACTGCCGGGGACGGCAAAGAGCACGAGGCTGCTGTTCAGCGGGAGAAGCACCACGCTGCGGTGCGAAGTTTTGTGGAGGACAAAGGTTTGGCACTGAAAACTGAGCACGAGGCTGATATGCTGATGCAAGCTCAGCAGGAGCAAGGGGCTGCAGAAGGTCATGGAAACGTGCAGATGGCTTGTGCAGGAGTCGGTAGGGCAGAGCTCGTCCCTCGGCCACCTCAGGAGGAAGGAGTGGGTGACGGCACCAGTGGGGACAAGTGCAGCTCTTTGGTGACCCTGGAGTGCAGTGTTGGAGAACTGCAGGAAAACGCAGATGTTCCAGCTGCTCTTCCCCACGTGGAGCAGATGGAGAAGTCGGTGAGTGCTGGTGACAGAGACCGGGCTTCGAATGCAGGACACAAACAGCAGACACACCAAAGCAGTCCGACAGGTGTCGCAAGAGCAGATGATCAGGAACACACAGGAAGACCTCTAAAACCTGAGCTGGAACTAAAGCATCACAGCGACATACCAGAAATGCCTCGAAACGTTTCCGACATCCTTAATAAAGAATCTGCTGTGCTAGGTCCAGCACCAGCCCAGCATGaccctggcacagcagcagaagaggacGAGGCTGGAAGTAGTGCCGGGGTGCCAGAGGATGCGTGCAGCTGTGAACACctgcaaaacatttctggtGTGACCGTGCTTAATTTGCAAGAGTGCAAcgagcaaaacaaaaccaatctcgaggcagaagaaaactgcTGCGGTAAGCAAAACTCAAACAAGCTCAAGCAGGGCAATAATTCTTTGATCTCAGCTAGTCAGCATGAAGAAGCATGTCAGAGCGATACGTTTTCTAAAGTATCTGACAAGAAGGAGCAGCCAGTCAGCATATGCAGGATAAAAGACAGCACTGGTGAAAGCCATGCTTCTGCTGTAAATGCTCTCCCAGGGACGCAGAATTCAGCAAGTGCCACTAACATAGCACAGACTTTGCCAAGTGCTCCTGAAATAGCACATGCTTCTGataattttgagaaaaatgaacCTCGAATATCTAGCCCAGAAACTCAAGAGAAGCTGTCATTAGTGGCGAAAAGCTCAGGAGAGACCGAGGGTCTGGCTGCCGATGGGGGACCCATACAGACAGACGGAAATGTGCAGCTAAGTTGTGAGGACAGTGCTGCTGTTGACGAAACAAGCAATGTGAAAAGCGATAAAAGTCCAGGGGCAAAAGGATGTCGTTCGCTGTTACAGGCTCACGGGGAAGCAGTTCCCACTGATAAGCCTTATAAACCCGGCTTCATTCAAAAGACACCAGAGGAGCCTGGGTTTTGTCAAGCAAATTTGACAGCCCCCCTTCCGCTGACCTCTGCAGTCAATCATCCTGGCCAGCAGGCTGGAAGCGATGCAAACAACGGCACTGGGGGGGAATTACTAAATAATGAGCTGGGTGCTGTGGCATGCCAGAACGCCTTAGAAAGCAACTCCAATTTGCAGATGGCTCCAGGTTCTCAGGTGTCTGTGCATTTAGGTCCTCCACCTGGGGTAAACGCAGGTGAAAGAGCCAACTCAgaacacagctctgcagggggCAGGCACGTCGGCGACAAAGATGTTCCAAACCAAAGTTTTCGGGGAGAAGGAGACCGAAGTTTAACCCTGCCAGAGGCTTTAAACGTGGGGCAGAGTTCTGGAAACTTATCACAGTTTAATTCggagaagctgaagaaagagCTATGTGCAATTAaatccaaagaaacaaaaggtgATGTAAGCTTCAAAGCCCAGCAGAGTGACAGTTCAGCCGAGGCTCTGATagctctccctgctccagaAGGGAAGCTGCTGAGCCTTTCATCTGTTGGTAAACAAGGCGGCTGTAATGAGGAAATCGCAACCGGTATCTGCGTAGATGACAAGTACGGTATGATCTTAGAGAAACCTGGGAATttagaaaaaatggaagaggtATTAAAGGAGAATAACAGCACAACCAGGGCAGAGATCAGTATTTCCAGGCAGTCTGCGGAGAAGGAGCATGAGGTTCTGACTCCCAGCTCTCTGGGCATCGGCTCCAGCCTCCCGGACTTCAGGGAGCACATCAGCcagatatttaagaaaacagtcCACAGCACGCTGAGCGCTGAATTACCCCAGCTTGCACCCGAAAACCATGCAGGCTTCAAGCAGAGCACAGTGGCCGAGGGTAGGGCGCAGCTGTGCAGCGCTGAGAACTTGTCAGGATCGGTCGAGGGGGGCAAAGCAGCTCCTGAGGGCACGTCGGAAGCAGAGGGGCCAGAGCTGCCTTTAGCTGCTGAGGCTTCCTGCACTGCTCCCGCACCTCTGCAACAAGAAAATGCAGTGCCACCAGCGAGTCTCCGGGACGCTGAGAAAAGCAGGCAGCCTGCTGGCTGCTTAGAAATGGTCCCGAGGTCGGAGGGCTCTGCACCTGCTGAGCGCTCTCTGGAAAACCTGCAGAAGCCAACCGGAAACACTGAGCACCCCGAGAGCAGCGAGATGGAAAGAAAGGCAGGCGTGTGTGCTAGGGGTGTTGATCCTGAATCGCTAATGAGCttggagagaaagaagcaagGACCGGCTTCATCTGCCGGGGCAGCAGCTGAGAACTTCCCTGCGTATTCTGACAGGGAGCCAGATCCCAGCGGAGCTGGGATCTCTACAGGCGGCGTGCGGGAGAGTGACTTAGGTGATGCTGCTACcacagaggaaaataacttAATTACAGAGGGTACTGCAGAGCCGGTTTCATCTGAAGAGGATGTAAGTTGTCAGCCCGAACACTGCCAGGATCCTGAGCCaaatgaagaggggaaaaatgagtACAGTGGTCCAGACACTGCCAAGAGCATCTCTGATGTGGCAGCTTCAGCGCTTGTTCCGAGAGGATCTTACAGTTGTGAAAAGCTGCCAGAAAACTTTAATGTGTTACCTGGGGAAAATCAGGAGACACGCGTTCCTGGCAATCTTATGCATGACATTAGGTCTCAGAATGACACAGAGATGATACAGGATGAGCCAGGAAATAGGAAGTGCCTGGAAACATCAGAAAGTACACAAGATccacagcaagaaaagaaagggacCACGCATGGGTTAATGGATTACTTAAAAAATGAAGCCAGCCAGAATGGTTGCTTGCAAACTGACTGTCAGCTAGAATCTGGCAATATGACTGAGGgcaatataaaagaaaacagtggcaCAGTGTTAAGCACAGTAAAGGCAGGTAACGAAAAAACTGGAGACATCCCTGAAACAGGTACTGCGAGGATGTTAGTCACCGGCGAGGGTGGCTTAGCTTTAAACACAAGGACTGAAGAGCTGCAGACAGAGCTGTGCAAAAATCCCTCTGCACCTACTGCCGGGATGGAACAGGCCGAGTGTTCTGAGTGTGCAGACCTCCCTGGTGCTGCAAATCAGCCGGGCGAGATGAATTCAGAACATGAAGGCTCACCTCAGGATGCCACAAGAAAGCTATCCCCGCTTGCATTTATGGAGCCTACGACACTTGACCTCAGCAAACTTCCAGACGTGGCTGTGGCAGGACTGCCTACTGAAAGGTATTTACTTTAAATTGCTATGTGAAACGGTTGTCAGGACCCTTGGGCTCGACGGGGATACAATTTTCAAGGCGGCTACGCATTGTCTGGGAGGGCAGGGCAGTTACTCTGCTCTCCAATTTCTTTTTAGTTCCTCTTGTGTTTAAATGGGGATTAAGTGGAAGAAATTTGAAGTAATATCAAGGGTCTGGGTGTAAGAGCAGAGGTGTCCTAAAACCCAAGGAGTGTAATCCTTAACTGTCCCACTTGCTGTTCCAGTTTCCTACACTTGTCTGTGCAGATTTGTTTATGCTTCCCAGCATTCACATCTCGTAGCCTAAAGTTAGGCAACCAAATAGCACTTCCTAGCCTGAAGTTAGTAGGCTTTTGCCTAAGCGTTGGTGACCCAGTTACATCAGACCTGCAGCATTCACATGGCGGgctgcagcatttaaaaacaagcttCCAGCATAACCCAATTACTCACAGTTAGTTGTCTGGGCCTCCCTCTTATCCTCCCGCATGTTATAATGGCACTGACAGTGCCTTTGATCACTGTATTATTCAGTGTTTCTAATGACATGAAGTTGTTTCAGATGTGAATTTGTAGCTGGGACTCGTGGAGTCTAGgaattgttgcttttttattattatttttcaaaacctaGCAGAAACGAGAGAGGCTTTTTTTGTGGGAGCTTCTACTTTGCTGCCTGAGTTCCCAGTTCGATGTGCGGTTAACTCAAACGAATTATGAGTTAGGATCAGTGCTTTGCTGTTATCCTGTCACATCACTGCTTTCTTTGTAACCCCGTAAAGTTTCCTGGGCGCTgtccccctctccttccccagccaggGACAGTGAAAAGCTGAGCTGCTTCAGCAGGAATGCTGAATGAATTCAGATGGAGCCTTCCTCGGTATTACCAAAAACTGCAGTGACATTAACTGAGTAAGGAGGGAAAATGTTCCGGTGCCACATTCCTTCGAAATCAAAATGATAAAACCATATTTAAGGTGAAAATATCTGAAGCGCTTGCattactgtgaaaataaatgtaggGGGGTTCCTCCTGTTGACTGGGAGCCGGGGACGCAGGCCGCACAGGATCTCCTCTCACCACCAAAATGGAGGGCTACAAGTGCTGGAGTCTGACCTGTATGACTTTCTCTTTAAGGCTCTGCCCGTGAAATGACAATGAAATTAGAGCCCGGTGTTTGTCTCCAGttcccttcctctctttgtGTCTCCCTTTACGGGCGGCTTCGCGGTCCCGTAGCCTTGCCATGACCAcggtggcggcggcgcggccTGGTTTGGAGGCCTCCGGGGACCCAGGGGCTGCCCACGCTGTGTCTGCGCATGTGTGTGCCAGCAGGGCGGGTGTCACGCTTTAAATAAATACCTGTGGcgagcagggcagggctctCAGAACAGCTGCTGGCAATCCTTGGAGTGGTTGCTTAATACTTGCATATGCTTCAGGAATTCACGCTCACCTGTTTTGGCAGCGGGCGGGTTTGTACCAACAGGCAGCTGCGACTGCGGGGCCGCGGCTCCCAGCAGTGCCGCGCACGCACCAAGCGAGCAGGCACGGGCAGGAGGTAGGGAGGGGTCTCTGCTTTCGGCCAGGCTCGTTTCTTAGAGGGACACGCATTTGTCGTGTGggtgagaagcagaagagatgaGCTGGGCCGTCTGGTCTCTCTTTAGAGGGTTTGACACGCTGGCCGGTCCGCTCTTCCTCTGAGCTCAAAGCTGGGTTTGTGTAGTTGAACttcaggctgtgctgggcattGTGTGTGCTCTGGTCACAGCTGTCTGTTTGTCTCAGAGTGGCCTCCACGTGCTTATTGCCCTCTGATTGTTCCAGAGGGTAAACTGTGGTAGCGGTGCATAAAACGGCGTGCTTTTCTAGGAGCTCGGTGTGGGAATTTGGGCCTGATGGACAAAGTCCAGAGAGAAAGACTCCTTACACTCCCCTCTAAATCAccacaaaacagaagtaaaaagtaTATTGTAtttaggagaaagaaatgctaTGCTCTGAATTACTTCAGTACTGCTTTTTTCCATCTCCACTGCTTCTGTGTAGCTCCACCTCTTACGAGATCCCTTATGTTGAAACTCCACTGATCTACGGTTGAAGGGGCAAAGTTGTGGTCAGAACATCCAGTCCTTGCTaggatttctttctgcagaggaTGTGGAGGAATTActtctcctcccagctgtgGCACTGGGCAGGAAGGTGCCCTTGTGATGAGCAGGAcatccaggagcagcaggatgcTATGTGATCCCTTCCCCACTGCCTGAAGGAGTGGGACAGTGGTCAACAAATAAGAAGAGCTTTTGTGACTTGAGGCAATAGTACGGCACCAGTAACTTCCCttcaaattttcagtgaaaaaggaaagttaGTTTTGGAAAGGAGGCCGTGGCATAAGCAGTAGCCCCACTTTCCTCTAGAAGCACGCTTACTGTTGGGCATCTGGCTGCTTCAATTCCTTGTCCCTGAGTTTTACTCAGAAAAGAAGCACAGGacttgagggtttttttttttccttttattattattattattttttttttttggtaatgtcTCCATACTTCTTCATCCCTttacaaggaaggaaaggaggctTGTGTATGTCCATTTTGTGTGTGTCCAGGGAGTCCTTCTCATAGAATCATgggatggtttgggttagaaggtACCTTAAAGttcatctaactccaacccccctgccataaaTTATACCTTATGCCACTGAAATGCTTCAGTGTGCATCATGGGCCATGGCAGACGTTGAGCAGAGCATGGATCAAAATAGCAAATGATATCAAAATTTTGGGGTGTTTAGAGATGGTGTGGAGTTTCCCGATAACTTTCTGTAATTCTACTGGCTGGTACACGCGAAGTGCGATCGTCTCTTGGAAAAGGTGCCAAGGGAGCTTTTCGAGGCAGAGACTTTGTCATTCCTGGCGTGCGTCTGCGAGGTGCGGAGAACAGAGGGCAGCACTGGCTGACCCGGTGGTGTGGCGAAGCTCGGCTCCTTTACAACCACCGGGTGCTCTGGGGCTCTGGAGACGCCTGTGGACCTGCCTTGGGGCTGGGAGTGCAGCCTCGGCCATAAAGCACCCACCTTAAAGGGCAAGGGAGCCGAGGCACCATGGCACATCGGGGCCTTCCCCAGCTGTAGCACTGTACCGTGGGCCCTCTCCTACTGCTGCCGATGGTTTTTGGAAAATCGAGAGTTCTGCTGCATTGACTGACATCACCGACAAATCTAAACAGTGTTCTCATATGGAAAGTGCATTGCAGCAACTGGCATCCGCAAAGCTACTGGAAAAACGCCGTGTCCTACACGGAGGTCAGGCACGATCTCTAAAGTTGGTCCAGACATACTTTGGGATCGTCTTTGTGCTTTGTTCTTGCCATCAAAAATTGGCAAGTTCAACTGAACGAAAGGAATGTTCACTCCTTCGTAAATACTGACTTGGGCTATTTTGTCTGCATAACAAATAcagtgttaaatattttaacagtctTGCTGGATGAGGTATGAGGAATGTAGAGCTGCTTTTCAGATCAGTCAAGTGGGTTTTGAGCACTAACACTTTGGGCCATTAGCATCCAAAAACAAGATTTTtggatttaaaaggaaatttatcAAAACAGTGGCTATGCatcgttctttctttcttttttctttctttttctttttttttttttttttttaattcaaaattagcTTACCTGTGCAGCCTGTCAggatcagaaaagaaaggtgaaaaatagCTGCAGGTGATTTACACGTGAATAACATGCACAAAGTTAAAcagtctgtctctctctcctcacCTTCTTCCTGACATCTTTGCATCtaaattctctctctgtatttttccccatcttaCTGTCACTGTTATCCCCGGAAGGGGTAACTGTTAGCACCATTATGCTTTTTGAGATGCAAggagctcagcctgcagcccctggctggcTGGTGAGTCCTGTGCGAATTCTGTCTGTGTGAAGACTGCAGGGTCGAGCCTGTGATACGTAATTTTGGGACTTTTCTATTAgtggaagaataaaattaagatGACTTCACTCTTACCCAACTGACATCCCATATATCTTTCTAAGAAATCAAAGGGAGTTCTGCCATCTACTTTAGCAGATGCCATTGACCTAATTGAGTGGTGCTTTAGGCAGTGGCTAAATCAGTGtaaagtatttataaaatgcTGATCTGACAGAATGCCCTGTTGTACTGAAAGCACATGCCAGTGGAAAACAAGGTATGAGACACATTGCTGTGTGttatggttttttttattattttttttttttattttatctcttcCTCTGCTAAAGTACAGGAGTAAATCATCCCTGGTCTTGCTAAATTGCAGGTACATCTTTGTACTGAAAACATTGTTTAACACTCTTGAGAACCTTGGTCACACATTCGTTAGGTATGTATTGACACAGGTGATAGatgagctgctgtttttcaaacatcCTTCAGTGCTCCACAAGAAATTACGTTTATTCAATCAGATACAGGGATTTGCTAAAGAAATCTGGCAAGGATGCTGTGAGATTTTGTCCAATGTCTGGACAGGCAGTTTAGTATCCATTCTTTTCTCATTAagttaaaaattactttctgattactttttttttttttttctgattggcTTTCAACTTTGCTTCTTCCAAGTAAGCCACTTGTCTTCCCCAAATCGTTTTTGCGTCTCCTACGTATCCCcctgttttctgtattccagCTCTTATCTTCTggcttcctgcagagctggatGCCATGCAGCGAGCCCCACCGTCCCTGTTTCTAATAGAATATGCAAAGTAGGATTAGTCCCGGCTTTGAACCCTGCGGAGGGCAGCTCTGAGAATAGCAATTACAGACACAGGCATATTCTCCATGACTTGGATGTGGCTTCCTTCCAGTTTTTCTGCATCTTGGCATGCTTGCATTGCACTAGTGCTTCTTAACAGACTTCTCTGGAGCCTTGTCTGAAGAGCCAGAACTCCGAGTACTTCTCTTATCCTTTGCTTTCcgtttttccttcttttttcccccaacttgAGCAAAGACCACACTCTCTGCCCTTTTTGAGAGCTCCTGTAggtaaaatgctttttgaacaAGAAAGGGTCAAGTGTGTAAAGTGCTGAGAGTTAGATTCTGAAAATGAACGAGGCGAGCAGCCTTGTGCAGTCTTTGTTTCCAAATCTAAATGGCCACAGGTAGCAGTTGTCTGTTGCTGTCACGATCTAGCAAAGATATTAAAGTTGGCTTTAGGCGGTGTGCGCGTTAGGGGCTAATACTCAGCATGCCTGTAGATAGACTCAGTAGGTAACCCAGCAGGTAAAAATGCAAGTGTTGGTGAGCGGGGTGCCCGCTGCTGTCTGTTGCCTTGGATTGCCTGTGGTCACTGCAAGCTCAAATGCAGGTTTCAGTTCATGAGACCTTCTTATGTtgatgtcacagaatcacagaatggtttgggttggcagggaccttaaagcccacccagttccaaccccctgccatggcagggtcacctcccaccagcccaggttgctcagggccccatccaacctggccttgagcacctccagggacggggcagccacagcttctccgggcaacctgtgccagtccattcttctgagtgaagaatttcctcctaacctctaatctaaatctcccctcttttagtttaaaaccattccctcttgtcctgtcattgtctgcccgagcaaaaagttgctctccatcttttttgtaagcCCCTTTAAGTACcgaaaggccacaatgaggactccttggagccttctcctctccagcctGAACATCCTCCATaggagaggggctccagccctctggCCACCCTCATGGCCTCCTCTGGGCCACAGcaggtccatgtccttgtgctgggggccccaggcctggaagcagcactgcaggtgcGGAGTGTCCCTAGAGGCTGTCTTATCAATATTCGTCTAAGTATGTGGGAGCTCAAGTGTGTCACTAATAGCAGGAGGGACTTATCTAGGTTTTGTTATGCCTTAGCATTTGGGTACTCCGTAAGAAAACGTCATGCTTTCTGGATCTGTTTGCACTCTGTTCATCTACATGGATCTCGACCAGTATCTTGCAGGTTAATTCTTGTGGTGGAGTCCCTTTAGCCTTTAAGAAGCTCTCCTTCTCAAACTGTAGTAAATGGAGAGATTTTAATTGTTCCAATCAAAGGCTTAATTGTTCCGGACTCTCAGGTCCGCCTGAAACGCTGAGTGGCATCATCTGGTGCTGTGGTCACGGTCTGACCCCGTTGCGTTGTGTGAATCTCGCTCTCGCTGCTGAAAGGCgcctgggctctgctgcctggtAAGCTTTTTCTGGGGAGCTCTTCTGGGTTCGCCCAGGCCTAACCCATCCTCTTCCCTGGTCGTGGAGGGGTATCAGCAGAGTTTGGCTCCGACAGATCAGCCGGAGAGAAAGCTGCCTTGTGGTCCTGTGATCCTTTTTCACCCAGCCCCTCCCACACATGCTGTACTGCCCTCAGTCGCTTAAGTAAGGGGGATGTCTGGTTGTGTCAGcttataaaaagcaaattagGAGAACAGGCTGTATGTGGACAAGCAGGATTTAAGCGATCTGCTGGCCTGAACTAGCTGGTATTCTCCAGCCTCAAACCTGGCCTCTTGGCCTCTCTGTGTAAATGATGCCCTGAAAAACTCCGAGCGCTTGCTTCGCCAGACCGAGACTCATCAgacttctattttcttctttcagcccGTTGTTTTTTCATAGCTCCTTTGGCTAATGAAACACGAGCAGTGTAATCAAtaccgctttttttttttttttttttaaaggcactcAAGAGCTTATGTAAAATCTTTGGAATTTGTTAGCATGATAACATT
It includes:
- the TACC2 gene encoding transforming acidic coiled-coil-containing protein 2 isoform X6, encoding MPLAGSSEEEVAADLASSNDKLPTSNCNEAVPPPGPVSDKEEGIARGVSEDRGPECDPAAPALKTSEEDPRNPSLQPSPPTATQGVTEMNLSELGALGQSEQLGDMREPHVSTFPQGKEAGDYFTAQEAEQELGVLEVGQPQAVMQQGRQNPDGGEGLLMKKETLIPNYPATGGSDGEKFGAIANTQGFVVRPEISEVCSTQKGAVTTARRNEVNPALSGSQGEQSEACTSASELPLNAPSLFPVPKPEEPLREYVPGNDYQDPMKSEAMKIASEKNEPSFERELQKEDELSAERFSAPLSFKQEEEQKSAVTTESQKDEASSNEIIKADDVSRESTTLSEAEIITSPTKEISPVDKRLLLGEYALSTSLSRAAELNQKGADVSVSGGKNRMRAEEAHVAETSALPEGPSGAERQLLSSLSSHEQDAEETPLSHNPRESSLCEKTSAGGPKEEAVGKPLNLGGDFKSSEDHSDPLGCNPEQRLSEGKAAATDDPENKGSFALAASPQRPRAGCPPSVDCFHSETEGKTLGQPGSNGAEEVCLAGAHSSPLLRPENNNVLQSKQDESSEEAFPREAALETGYKTESRGKPGSYSESEEGTKTSRSVLERQDLNELAGAVGCIAAQTEGASQILETGEQSGHLSDVPRSDAACSTAGDGKEHEAAVQREKHHAAVRSFVEDKGLALKTEHEADMLMQAQQEQGAAEGHGNVQMACAGVGRAELVPRPPQEEGVGDGTSGDKCSSLVTLECSVGELQENADVPAALPHVEQMEKSVSAGDRDRASNAGHKQQTHQSSPTGVARADDQEHTGRPLKPELELKHHSDIPEMPRNVSDILNKESAVLGPAPAQHDPGTAAEEDEAGSSAGVPEDACSCEHLQNISGVTVLNLQECNEQNKTNLEAEENCCGKQNSNKLKQGNNSLISASQHEEACQSDTFSKVSDKKEQPVSICRIKDSTGESHASAVNALPGTQNSASATNIAQTLPSAPEIAHASDNFEKNEPRISSPETQEKLSLVAKSSGETEGLAADGGPIQTDGNVQLSCEDSAAVDETSNVKSDKSPGAKGCRSLLQAHGEAVPTDKPYKPGFIQKTPEEPGFCQANLTAPLPLTSAVNHPGQQAGSDANNGTGGELLNNELGAVACQNALESNSNLQMAPGSQVSVHLGPPPGVNAGERANSEHSSAGGRHVGDKDVPNQSFRGEGDRSLTLPEALNVGQSSGNLSQFNSEKLKKELCAIKSKETKGDVSFKAQQSDSSAEALIALPAPEGKLLSLSSVGKQGGCNEEIATGICVDDKYGMILEKPGNLEKMEEVLKENNSTTRAEISISRQSAEKEHEVLTPSSLGIGSSLPDFREHISQIFKKTVHSTLSAELPQLAPENHAGFKQSTVAEGRAQLCSAENLSGSVEGGKAAPEGTSEAEGPELPLAAEASCTAPAPLQQENAVPPASLRDAEKSRQPAGCLEMVPRSEGSAPAERSLENLQKPTGNTEHPESSEMERKAGVCARGVDPESLMSLERKKQGPASSAGAAAENFPAYSDREPDPSGAGISTGGVRESDLGDAATTEENNLITEGTAEPVSSEEDVSCQPEHCQDPEPNEEGKNEYSGPDTAKSISDVAASALVPRGSYSCEKLPENFNVLPGENQETRVPGNLMHDIRSQNDTEMIQDEPGNRKCLETSESTQDPQQEKKGTTHGLMDYLKNEASQNGCLQTDCQLESGNMTEGNIKENSGTVLSTVKAGNEKTGDIPETGTARMLVTGEGGLALNTRTEELQTELCKNPSAPTAGMEQAECSECADLPGAANQPGEMNSEHEGSPQDATRKLSPLAFMEPTTLDLSKLPDVAVAGLPTESTSKPDSCDEADKLVSGDVPSAVAPGEGVELPPQESEGFAEEIKRSSDSEEAFETPESTTPVKAPPSPPQPPPEAAAAVVADLAEQEIKPQLSLEDAGLSSETVPVADVSHSESVEESPFRPASHSFSTVFDEDKPIASSGTYNLDFDNIELVDSLHALGPSSPESKNRDPKANVRRKSTDSVPVSKSTLSRSLSLQASDFDGASYLGNNETLAPAADAYGTGSSSASSTLKRTKKSRPASLKKKPSAKKSLDAPPVKETPQEPSDLDQAASAPGEDKPTSDAKADSVKPECTEPSKISAEKQEAPAVPEGSYPLDPDSFEGISAFSTGGSKVQNSPPASKKTLPLTTAPEAVEVTPPDTGGQEDPPVKGVAVRLEFDYSEEKGIGEDPQESTPPKKAGKKPGAKMPLRRPKTKKSVEKLDNVPTTPTKTPTDPNEIPITKGSYTFDIDKWDDPNFNPFSSSTKMQESPKLPQQTYSFEPDMCEDSIDPFKSSSKIASSPTKSPASFEIPASANETNGTDGDSLNKPAKKKKTPLKTMVEDVMSVCSLFDTFRVKKSPKRSPLSDPPSQDPTPLPTPETPPVISTVVHATDEEKLASSVTSQKWTCMTVDLNTDKQDYPQPSDLSTFVNETKFSSPTEELEYGNSYEIEYMEKIGSSVPQDDSTSKKQSLYLMFDAQQESPVKSPPIRLSDSTTPCSGSSFEDPEAQQSSGIKIQHPASRVLTTSQEAHLQSPDKSKQKDLEPMTLGTTPEAIEITSPEDSFVSADALLNRISKKTSICDQPEYLDPDLAEKNPPVFAQKLQREPAIPADVSISKSALYSRIGTSDAESTTSLLYPQQDLDSALRLARAEIVAKEREVSEWKEKYEESRREVMEMRKIVSEYEKTIAQMIEDEQREKSVSHHTVQQLIVEKEQALADLNSVEKSLADLFRRYEKMKEVLEGFRKNEEVLKKCAQEYLSRVKKEEQRYQALKIHAEEKLDRANAEIAQVRGKAQQEQAAYQASLRKEQLKVDALERTLEQKNKEIEELTKICDELIAKMGKS